Proteins from a single region of uncultured Fusobacterium sp.:
- a CDS encoding flavodoxin, whose product MKKIGIFYGTTSGNTTGIVDEMEFYLRKDDYETFNVADGISQMKDLENLILVSPTYGVGELQADWENVYDEFQNIDFTGKTVAIAGLGNQLAFGESYVGAMKVLYDVVVKNGGKVIGFTSTEGYHYEESEAVIGDQFVGLALDEGNQGNDTPERIEKWIADIKPQFN is encoded by the coding sequence ATGAAAAAGATAGGAATATTTTATGGCACTACATCTGGAAATACTACTGGTATTGTTGATGAGATGGAATTTTATTTAAGAAAAGATGATTATGAAACTTTCAATGTTGCAGATGGAATCTCTCAAATGAAAGATTTAGAAAATCTTATTCTTGTATCTCCAACTTATGGAGTAGGAGAACTTCAAGCAGATTGGGAAAATGTATATGATGAATTTCAAAATATAGATTTCACAGGTAAAACTGTTGCAATAGCTGGATTAGGAAATCAACTTGCTTTTGGTGAATCATATGTTGGAGCTATGAAAGTTCTATATGATGTAGTTGTTAAAAATGGTGGAAAAGTTATTGGATTTACTTCTACAGAAGGATATCATTATGAAGAGTCTGAAGCTGTTATTGGTGATCAATTTGTAGGACTTGCTCTTGATGAGGGAAATCAAGGAAATGATACTCCTGAAAGAATTGAAAAATGGATAGCAGATATTAAACCTCAATTTAATTAA